Proteins encoded together in one Chitinophaga sp. LS1 window:
- the murQ gene encoding N-acetylmuramic acid 6-phosphate etherase: protein MSFQRTTEQPSHYRHLEKMSVQDILSNINQEDKTVPQAVEKALPQIENLVTVIADKMLAGGRLFYMGAGTSGRLGIVDASECPPTFGVPFGLVIGLIAGGDAAIRKAVEFAEDDTQQGWKDLLAHNISEKDVVVGIAASGTTPYVIGALNQCREAGIVTGSICCNAGAPLSAAADYPIEVVVGPEFVTGSTRMKSGTAQKLVLNMISTAVMIQLGRVEDNKMVNMQLTNDKLVDRGVRMLMGQLNLSDYEQAKALLLKAGSVKKAMEDYR, encoded by the coding sequence ATGTCTTTTCAGAGAACCACTGAACAACCTTCACACTATAGACATCTGGAGAAGATGAGTGTGCAGGATATCCTGAGTAATATAAACCAAGAGGATAAAACTGTACCCCAGGCTGTTGAAAAAGCGCTTCCTCAGATAGAGAACCTGGTGACGGTGATTGCCGATAAGATGCTGGCTGGTGGCCGGTTATTTTATATGGGCGCCGGTACCAGCGGCAGACTGGGTATTGTAGATGCGAGTGAGTGCCCACCTACATTTGGAGTGCCATTTGGGTTGGTGATCGGGTTGATTGCAGGGGGAGATGCGGCCATACGCAAGGCAGTGGAGTTTGCAGAGGATGATACGCAGCAGGGATGGAAAGATCTTTTAGCACATAATATTTCCGAAAAAGATGTGGTGGTAGGGATTGCGGCGAGCGGCACCACCCCTTATGTAATAGGTGCATTGAATCAATGCCGGGAGGCGGGAATAGTGACAGGGAGTATTTGTTGTAATGCTGGTGCACCCTTATCAGCAGCGGCAGATTACCCGATCGAGGTGGTGGTAGGGCCTGAATTTGTGACAGGGAGCACCCGTATGAAGAGTGGAACGGCGCAAAAGCTGGTGTTGAATATGATTTCGACGGCGGTGATGATACAACTGGGACGTGTAGAGGATAATAAGATGGTAAATATGCAGCTGACGAATGATAAACTGGTGGATAGAGGGGTGAGAATGCTGATGGGACAGTTGAACCTCAGTGATTATGAGCAGGCGAAGGCGTTATTGTTGAAAGCTGGCAGTGTGAAAAAAGCAATGGAGGACTACCGTTAA